From the genome of Nicotiana sylvestris chromosome 2, ASM39365v2, whole genome shotgun sequence, one region includes:
- the LOC104215331 gene encoding uncharacterized protein encodes MKMQAAVAALAVVLQEWKVFELRNGYEVKLRAIQGIGYTFSGVIEVVELVACHRLHHGLGDALIYGILLNKYGFVGQVITKHNLIMRQSSNLDRKDHGYSWLIAGAMEIFSGESASKTVYQFFKVDNSSFDGCEHVKELAQESMVISLIMHTCTEVEFENISSIASSGVNNRAIIIVGKGNIVLVSDENGTTKTGTTTVLMCYLACFGGHRTIERRAVEQQVLELYPVLDALGSTKTVINTNSNHRSEFVEIQFVRNGRTTDEAPKGHPESFHHLSHLKFYELLAVGVARNTFETRMAWY; translated from the coding sequence ATGAAGATGCAAGCTGCAGTAGCTGCACTTGCTGTTGTGTTACAAGAGTGGAAAGTATTTGAATTGAGGAATGGATATGAGGTGAAGCTTCGAGCAATACAGGGTATTGGTTACACATTTTCTGGTGTCATTGAAGTGGTTGAGTTGGTTGCATGTCATAGATTACATCATGGCCTGGGCGATGCATTAATTTATGGTATTCTCTTGAACAAGTATGGGTTTGTAGGGCAGGTTATAACTAAACATAATCTGATAATGCGGCAGAGTTCTAATCTAGATCGAAAAGATCATGGTTATAGTTGGTTGATAGCAGGTGCAATGGAAATATTTAGTGGAGAGAGCGCTTCTAAAACAGTTTACCAGTTCTTCAAGGTGGATAATTCTAGCTTCGACGGGTGTGAGCATGTTAAGGAATTAGCACAAGAATCAATGGTTATAAGTCTTATTATGCATACCTGTACAGAGGTTGAATTTGAGAACATATCTTCAATTGCTAGTTCTGGTGTTAATAACAGGGCAATAATCATTGTGGGTAAAGGCAATATTGTCTTAGTTAGTGATGAAAATGGTACCACCAAAACTGGAACTACTACAGTGTTGATGTGCTATCTTGCCTGTTTTGGTGGTCATAGAACCATTGAACGGCGGGCTGTGGAACAACAAGTTTTGGAGTTATATCCAGTGCTTGACGCACTTGGCAGTACCAAAACAGTTATAAATACCAACTCAAATCATCGAAGTGAATTTGTGGAGATTCAGTTTGTCCGAAATGGAAGGACAACTGATGAAGCACCCAAGGGGCATCCAGAATCATTTCACCATCTCAGTCATTTAAAATTCTATGAACTCCTAGCTGTTGGTGTTGCTCGGAATACTTTTGAGACAAGGATGGCTTGGTATTAG